One genomic window of Pseudomonas chlororaphis subsp. piscium includes the following:
- the livH gene encoding high-affinity branched-chain amino acid ABC transporter permease LivH: MPDLYHFFQQLVNGLTVGSTYALIAIGYTMVYGIIGMINFAHGEVYMIGSYVAFIAIAGLTMMGLDSVPLLMTAAFIATIVVTSAYGYSIERIAYRPLRGSNRLIPLISAIGMSIFLQNTVLLAQDSKDKSIPNLIPGNFSIGPGGAHEVLISYMQIVVFVVTLIAMLGLTLFISRSRLGRACRACAEDIKMANLLGINTNNIIALTFVIGAALAAIAAVLLSMQYGVINPNAGFLVGLKAFTAAVLGGIGSIPGAMLGGLVLGVAEAFGADIFGDQYKDVVAFGLLVLVLLFRPTGLLGRPEVEKV, encoded by the coding sequence ATGCCTGACCTCTATCACTTTTTCCAACAGCTGGTTAACGGTCTCACCGTTGGCAGCACGTATGCCCTGATCGCCATCGGCTATACGATGGTTTACGGCATCATTGGAATGATCAACTTCGCCCACGGCGAGGTGTACATGATCGGTTCCTATGTGGCGTTCATCGCCATCGCGGGCCTGACCATGATGGGACTCGACAGTGTCCCGCTGTTGATGACCGCGGCCTTCATCGCGACCATCGTCGTTACCAGTGCCTACGGCTACAGCATCGAACGGATCGCCTACCGCCCCCTGCGCGGCAGCAACCGTCTGATCCCGCTGATCTCGGCCATCGGCATGTCGATCTTCCTGCAGAACACGGTTCTGCTGGCGCAGGACTCCAAGGACAAATCCATCCCCAACCTGATCCCGGGCAACTTCTCCATCGGGCCAGGTGGCGCACATGAAGTGCTGATCTCCTACATGCAAATCGTGGTGTTCGTGGTGACGCTGATCGCCATGCTCGGCCTGACCCTGTTCATCTCCCGTTCCCGCCTGGGCCGCGCCTGCCGTGCCTGCGCCGAGGACATCAAGATGGCCAACCTGCTGGGTATCAACACCAACAACATCATCGCCCTGACCTTCGTGATCGGTGCCGCGCTGGCGGCGATCGCGGCCGTGCTGCTGAGCATGCAATACGGCGTGATCAACCCCAACGCCGGCTTCCTGGTCGGTCTCAAGGCCTTCACCGCCGCGGTACTGGGCGGCATCGGCAGCATTCCGGGCGCCATGCTGGGCGGCCTGGTACTTGGGGTGGCGGAAGCCTTCGGTGCCGATATCTTCGGCGACCAGTACAAGGACGTCGTGGCGTTCGGCCTGCTGGTTCTGGTGTTGTTGTTCCGGCCAACCGGCCTGCTGGGCCGTCCGGAGGTTGAGAAAGTATGA
- a CDS encoding branched-chain amino acid ABC transporter substrate-binding protein has translation MNKATKQISKLFAAMVLAGVASHSFAADTIKIGIAGPKTGPVAQYGDMQFSGAKMAIEQINAKGGVDGKQLQAVEYDDACDPKQAVAVANKVVNDGVKFVIGHLCSSSTQPASDIYEDEGVVMITPAATSPDITTRGYKMVFRTIGLDSAQGPAAGNYIADHVKPKIVAVLHDKQQYGEGIATAVKQTLEKKGTKVAVFEGINAGDKDFSSMIAKLKQANVDFVYYGGYHPELGLILRQAQEKGLKAKFMGPEGVGNDSISQIAKDASEGLLVTLPKSFDQDPANVALADAFKAKKEDPSGPFVFPSYSAVEVIAGGITAAKSEDPAKVAEAIHAGTFKTPTGDLSFDAKGDLKDFKFVVYQWHFGKPKTEVSPQ, from the coding sequence ATGAATAAGGCTACTAAGCAGATTTCCAAACTGTTTGCCGCTATGGTTCTGGCCGGAGTCGCCAGCCATTCGTTCGCAGCTGACACCATCAAGATCGGCATCGCCGGCCCCAAGACCGGCCCTGTAGCCCAGTACGGCGACATGCAGTTCAGTGGCGCGAAAATGGCCATCGAACAAATCAACGCCAAGGGCGGCGTCGATGGCAAGCAGCTCCAGGCCGTTGAATACGATGATGCCTGCGATCCGAAACAAGCCGTCGCCGTAGCCAACAAAGTCGTCAACGACGGCGTCAAGTTCGTGATCGGTCACCTGTGCTCCAGCTCCACTCAACCGGCTTCGGACATCTACGAAGACGAAGGCGTGGTCATGATCACCCCCGCCGCCACCAGCCCGGACATCACCACCCGTGGTTACAAGATGGTGTTCCGCACCATCGGCCTGGACAGCGCCCAGGGCCCTGCCGCCGGCAACTACATCGCCGACCACGTGAAACCGAAAATCGTTGCCGTGCTGCACGACAAGCAGCAATACGGTGAAGGCATCGCCACCGCCGTGAAGCAGACCCTCGAGAAGAAAGGCACCAAGGTTGCCGTGTTCGAAGGCATCAACGCCGGCGACAAAGACTTCTCCTCGATGATCGCCAAGCTCAAGCAAGCCAACGTCGACTTCGTCTACTACGGCGGCTACCACCCGGAGCTGGGCCTGATCCTGCGTCAAGCTCAGGAAAAAGGCCTGAAGGCCAAGTTCATGGGTCCGGAAGGCGTGGGTAACGACTCCATTTCGCAGATCGCCAAGGATGCTTCCGAAGGCCTGCTGGTGACCCTGCCGAAATCCTTCGACCAGGATCCGGCCAACGTGGCCCTGGCGGATGCGTTCAAGGCCAAGAAAGAAGACCCGAGCGGTCCGTTCGTGTTCCCTTCCTACTCCGCGGTTGAAGTCATTGCCGGCGGTATCACCGCCGCCAAGAGCGAAGATCCGGCCAAAGTGGCTGAAGCCATCCACGCCGGTACTTTCAAGACCCCGACTGGCGACCTGAGCTTCGACGCCAAGGGCGACCTGAAAGACTTCAAGTTCGTGGTCTACCAGTGGCACTTCGGCAAACCTAAAACCGAAGTCTCGCCTCAATAA
- a CDS encoding DUF2288 domain-containing protein: MTQEPSTLYAKLLGETASITWKELEPFFAKGALLWVDAGLDLIEVAEAMAENQAEKVSAWLAAEKVGKVSATRALDLVERDPLLWAVVVSPWILVQERAQTEG, encoded by the coding sequence ATGACTCAAGAACCTAGCACCCTCTATGCCAAGCTGCTTGGTGAAACCGCATCTATTACCTGGAAGGAGTTGGAGCCGTTCTTCGCCAAGGGTGCCCTATTGTGGGTCGACGCCGGCCTGGATTTGATCGAGGTAGCCGAGGCCATGGCCGAGAACCAGGCCGAGAAAGTCTCTGCCTGGCTGGCCGCCGAGAAGGTTGGCAAGGTGTCTGCGACGCGGGCGCTGGATCTGGTGGAGCGTGATCCGCTGCTGTGGGCGGTGGTGGTTTCGCCGTGGATTCTGGTCCAGGAAAGGGCGCAGACCGAAGGTTGA